The Pochonia chlamydosporia 170 chromosome 1, whole genome shotgun sequence genome window below encodes:
- a CDS encoding Copper fist DNA binding domain-containing protein (similar to Metarhizium acridum CQMa 102 XP_007811073.1) produces the protein MQPLSHNAKVSSSHVKCDCGEKTSKCAHLQQPVDGHKETCCCNHGGRCTCAHKKEPTLDTVPEAESDRDPLEAAATRPKPPIRRRRANTVHSDGILSFDQNGNHKPATKHNRAAQKCGPYQLNRVNSTNSASSLGAGSESMLYQDGRLPDSFSNRSRAATAREQRRVKSETASPLMSGGSFPHLQGGLPPLDLSGIEYPSYVNNGTFEMFGSGVPSEVDGPIFSAGLSAASVDWSHYDLSEAKPENFAPSSYSQAGAQSFNGLFDFGSGSDQLPRLANTTSTSGEVSEVEDFMGNGDGELDGGFGASSFIRQANIVGSATDLTSIDYDSFYNKSTENNIAVGTISMVEEDPAFWMPNYNEAIATTMDESPDQLAATSMGPFWEL, from the exons ATGCAACCACTGTCGCACAATGCGAAAGTCAGCTCTTCCCACGTCAAGTGCGACTGCGGCGAGAAAACGAGCAAGTGTGCTCACTTGCAACAGCCTGTTGACGGGCATAAGG AGACCTGTTGCTGCAATCATGGTGGGCGCTGCACCTGTGCTCATAAGAAGGAACCTACCTTGGACACCGTTCCGGAAGCCGAATCCGATCGCGATCCTCTAGAAGCTGCGGCTACACGGCCCAAGCCCCCCATTagacgacgacgagccaACACAGTCCACTCAGACGGCATTCTGTCTTTTGACCAGAATGGCAATCATAAGCcagccaccaagcacaaTCGCGCAGCTCAAAAGTGCGGGCCGTATCAACTCAACCGGGTAAATTCCACAAACAGCGCCAGCAGTCTTGGTGCCGGCTCAGAGAGCATGCTATACCAAGACGGACGACTCCCCGATTCCTTCAGCAACCGCTCTCGGGCTGCGACAGCTCGCGAACAACGGCGTGTCAAGTCGGAGACTGCTTCTCCGCTGATGTCCGGTGGCAGCTTTCCTCACTTACAAGGTGGACTGCCTCCCCTGGATCTGTCGGGCATCGAATACCCTTCATACGTTAACAACGGCACCTTTGAAATGTTTGGCTCGGGTGTCCCCTCAGAAGTAGATGGACCGATCTTCAGCGCTGGCCTCAGTGCGGCGTCTGTTGACTGGAGCCACTATGACCTAAGCGAGGCCAAGCCGGAGAACTTTGCTCCGTCGAGCTACAGCCAAGCCGGCGCTCAGAGCTTCAACGGCCTCTTTGATTTCGGGAGCGGCTCGGATCAGCTACCGCGTCTGGCCAACACTACGTCAACATCTGGCGAAGTTTCTGAGGTTGAGGACTTCATGggcaatggagatggagagcTGGATGGCGGCTTTGGTGCAAGTAGTTTCATTcgccaagccaacattgtcggCAGCGCCACGGACCTGACCAGCATTGACTATGACAGCTTTTACAACAAGAGCACAGAAAACAATATTGCTGTCGGAACCATATCCATGGTAGAAGAAGATCCAGCTTTCTGGATGCCAAACTACAACgaagccatcgccaccacTATGGATGAAAGCCCAGATCAACTGGCTGCAACCTCGATGGGACCGTTTTGGGAACTATGA
- a CDS encoding C6 finger domain-containing protein (similar to Metarhizium acridum CQMa 102 XP_007811072.1) produces the protein MSPGREGEAEDTTGLTYPSPGAEGMESGPFYHNAREGPPEHEDQAEQHEAEDVHAQEHEQTQLSAQDDAASQHHASRPANLEELQLAAQLGQGLAGASILPATDPNMNVEDPSMRNIMPHPEPDQHHTPSYVQDTPTTDPMVQHQMPVPVGHPLPPQYAMGDGIPPRKRSKVSRACDECRRKKIKCDAQSDSGETPCSSCARSSIRCLFSRVPQKRGPSKGYIKELADRIHSIENKLESEGNLSQDDIDKLFATDRSRHSNGLEESTRKRPFSSISAGDFTTPTNARQAPWGSEPRSIQPAPGPGEGFGQEYNNNNALAPQPSPIKPEDTPSKQPATSTDVPMVDGEDIPAVDEQIFHEFLISVQPLYPVLPNDMARLQSLLSQANPAVRSAFSLALSCVGQPPSDSTKIASSLLHEWESSDAPRSRATDIVHAQTLLLLIIDADWRATSTLPFLLARAVALANSMKLWKSSILSQTTEHDSDDQLCVRIWWSLVLMDRWHAAGTGQPAQIPDRSAVVPAGLENIIGEVSYHLLRLSKLLNRISFVVSTLQTGSFTAEGPMAAILTDYIENYREDLPAHIDAAAYPMIHLAYWHCRLLVTMLTPSATPKEIFWPTKELAHLLSVSPDLKSPLMNHFVSLATMSLSKLAKTESTREEAVDIIRDIVEKSGEGHWDGVKDKLADRLRPGSSSAAEAAASQGLQHLADLATAHEGIGAGEEVPFGAALTTGYLEVAS, from the exons ATGAGTCCAGGCagagaaggcgaggccgAGGACACGACAGGATTGACATACCCGTCACCTGGCGCGGAAGGGATGGAGTCAGGACCATTTTATCACAACGCTCGCGAAGGGCCTCCAGAACATGAAGATCAAGCTGAGCAGCATGAAGCTGAAGACGTGCATGCGCAGGAGCATGAACAGACCCAGCTGTCTGCCCAAGACGACGCCGCATCACAGCATCATGCTTCTCGCCCAGCGAATTTGGAAGAGCTTCAATTAGCTGCTCAATTAGGTCAAGGCTTAGCTGGCGCCTCCATCTTGCCAGCTACCGACCCGAATATGAATGTTGAAGACCCCAGCATGCGCAACATTATGCCACATCCCGAACCTGACCAGCACCATACACCATCCTATGTGCAGGATACTCCTACAACCGACCCGATGGTTCAACATCAGATGCCTGTTCCCGTTGGCCATCCCTTGCCGCCGCAATATGCGATGGGGGATGGAATTCCTCCGCGCAAGAGATCCAAGGTGTCGCGTGCGTGCGACGAGTGTAGAAGGAAGAAAATCAAGTGCGATGCACAATCTGATTCGGGTGAGACCCCGTGCTCTAGCTGCGCGCGGTCGTCTATTAGATGCTTGTTTAGCAGAGTACCACAGAAACGTGGTCCTAGCAAAGG GTATATTAAGGAGCTTGCAGACCGTATTCACAGCATCGAAAACAAACTAGAATCCGAGGGCAATCTCAGCCAAGACGATATCGACAAGTTGTTTGCGACGGACCGCTCGAGGCATAGCAATGGCCTCGAGGAATCCACACGAAAGCGCCCCTTTTCTAGTATTTCAGCAGGAGAtttcacaacaccaacaaacgCCCGGCAAGCACCCTGGGGTTCAGAACCACGATCTATTCAGCCTGCACCCGGACCCGGGGAAGGGTTTGGCCAAGAATACAATAACAACAACGCCTTGGCACCTCAGCCATCGCCAATCAAACCAGAAGATACCCCTTCAAAACAGCCCGCCACATCAACAGATGTTCCCATggtggatggagaagacaTTCCTGCTGTAGATGAGCAGATTTTCCATGA GTTTCTCATATCAGTCCAGCCACTCTACCCAGTGCTGCCAAACGATATGGCCAGACTTCAGTCGTTACTCTCGCAAGCAAATCCAGCAGTTCGGTCGGCCTTTTCACTCGCTCTGTCGTGTGTTGGCCAGCCCCCGTCTGACAGCACCAAGATTGCCAGTTCACTTCTGCACGAATGGGAAAGCAGCGATGCTCCACGCAGCCGAGCCACCGATATTGTCCACGCCCAGACTTTATTATTACTGATCATTGATGCTGACTGGCGAGCAACTTCTACACTCCCATTTCTCCTGGCTCGGGCAGTGGCTCTCGCCAACTCAATGAAGCTTTGGAAATCTTCAATTCTGAGCCAAACGACAGAACATGACTCTGATGATCAATTGTGTGTCCGAATATGGTGGTCTTTGGTGCTGATGGACAGATGGCATGCTGCTGGAACGGGCCAACCAGCTCAAATTCCGGACAGAAGCGCCGTCGTTCCAGCGGGCCTCGAGAACATAATCGGAGAGGTATCATATCACTTGCTTC GTTTGTCAAAACTGTTGAACCGAATCTCTTTTGTCGTGTCGACGTTGCAGACCGGATCATTTACAGCCGAGGGTCccatggccgccatcttgACCGATTACATTGAGAACTACCGGGAGGATTTACCTGCGCACATTGATGCAGCAGCGTATCCAATGATTCATCTTGCTTATTGGCACTGCCGCCTTCTCGTCACCATGCTGACCCCAAGCGCCACGCCGAAAGAGATTTTCTGGCCAACGAAAGAACTGGCTCATCTGCTGTCTGTGAGCCCGGACTTGAAGAGCCCGTTGATGAATCATTTTGTCTCGCTTGCCACCATGTCATTAAGCAAGTTGGCCAAAACGGAGTCCACACGGGAGGAGGCTGTCGATATCATAAGGGATATCGTCGAAAAGTCCGGCGAAGGACACTGGGATGGCGTGAAAGACAAGCTCGCAGACAGGTTGAGGCCAGGCTCATCTTCTGCTGCCGAAGCGGCGGCGAGTCAAGGACTACAGCATCTTGCAGATCTTGCAACAGCACATGAGGGCATTGGTGCAGGAGAGGAGGTTCCGTTTGGCGCGGCTCTTACAACCGGATACCTAGAGGTAGCGTCATGA
- a CDS encoding methyltransferase domain-containing protein (similar to Beauveria bassiana ARSEF 2860 XP_008596146.1), which yields MDIIALQNWAYLPDLPDDIGPIRNLLLRYSKIPARDIDKHILRVRENAWRISRFPCVGRWKFLRLTEQNDPCYRQVLFRLNVPRSNDAFLDLGCCVGQVLRQLRHDGVQGLQLFGTDVQSKFVDIGYDLFRDQHGFGGTFVIGDMLDPDDTRLDQLLHKVTIIYAGSFFHLFNWIQQVYIGKRLVGFLKHGTRNALIYGRHIGTSRPGVSALGGMSPYLHDKNSFQRLWDDIGDLTNTKWTVEMEPVGEKVMDLARVGKDAQPVNFTVHQIS from the exons ATGGATATCATCGCTCTGCAGAATTGGGCCTATCTTCCAGATCTACCAGACGATATCGGTCCAATCCGCAACCTTCTCCTCCGCTACAGCAAGATACCAGCGAGGGATATTGACAAGCATATTTTGCGAGTT CGAGAGAATGCATGGAGGATATCAAGATTTCCGTGTGTCGGGCGGTGGAAATTTCTGCGCTTGACCGAGCAAAACGATCCCTGCTATCGACAGGTGCTGTTCAGGCTCAACGTGCCCAGATCAAATGACGCCTTTCTAGACTTGGGTTGTTGCGTGGGACAGGTTCTCCGACAACTTCGTCATGACGGTGTCCAGGGACTTCAGCTCTTCGGAACCGACGTGCAGTCCAAGTTTGTTGACATAGGCTATGATCTATTCCGGGACCAACACGGTTTCGGCGGAACCTTCGTCATCGGCGACATGCTTGATCCGGATGACACCCGACTAGACCAGCTGTTACATAAGGTTACCATCATATATGCAGGCAGTTTCTTCCACCTGTTCAACTGGATTCAGCAGGTCTATATTGGTAAGCGCCTAGTTGGGTTTCTTAAACACGGTACCAGGAATGCTCTTATATACGGTCGACACATTGGCACCAGCAGGCCTGGTGTATCCGCATTGGGAGGCATGTCGCCATATCTCCATGATAAGAATAGCTTTCAACGCCTTTGGGACGATATTGGGGACCTGACCAACACCAAATGGACAGTGGAGATGGAACCCGTTGGCGAAAAGGTTATGGATTTAGCACGAGTTGGAAAGGATGCTCAGCCAGTAAACTTCACCGTACACCAGATATCATAA
- a CDS encoding PAB-dependent poly(A)-specific ribonuclease subunit PAN2 (similar to Coccidioides immitis RS XP_001247469.1), which translates to MDGDWDEVARIPFPPPGVHAMPTPVTTMTFDTFQELLWTGNDYGRVTSFLGSELQRYTSFKAHLSTDGAVRQILVNDKGVVVLGSKDVHMAQRRGPPMWHIKHDDMKELRCMSFTSKGTAEIIAAGLQDTMLVIDLNKGEVVKQIATEHQYSIMKRGRYICAATKNGTVNLLDPVSFAVVKSWNAHSALISDMDAQHDFIVTCGYSLRQGQTYMLDPFLNVFDIKKMSSMAPIPFPAGAAYVRMHPRMLTTSIVVSQSGQMHVIDLMNPNTTNMRQANVLTYLSMFEIAPSGEAMALTDAECNIHLWGSPTKLHFVDLPTPIDFAGPEDHAPQIEWTSETPLNSVGLPYYREVLASAWPDLVSDVGAPPVRFDPQFIASLKPTEFGLYGRNTRGLRRNQAEDTRNSHKSANSGLKAPKFLSEKARESAKSDFNTDDRHDDASGPVADNEVESKKSDVPVMYRNVEIKYSKFGVDDFDFGFYNKSRYSGLEIHISNSYANSLLQIMHFTPLVRNLALQHAATACVGEICLLCELGFLFDMLQKADGSICQATNLLRTLSSHPQAGPLGLLEEDSHSSSLNVMLQGLTRFLLDKIVSDYKSISPTSSTMEQVGDTYCKALTVQPLTNVQILATSATSSIRCMNCRSEYTRPGSTFVNDLLYPPFKPPGRNAKMPRVTFSQVLKSSVERETTSKGWCSRCQRYQTIATRKTIHNIPAVLMLNTAITSHDHRMLWSTPGWLPEEIGIIVEQGQFFCYEGEDLKLHLQRGIHNITVYSLIGMAINIEGGQTQKPHLVSMINVAHAEQEAPGHSQWHLFNDFLVRSVSTEEALTFNTSWKVPSVVAFQMKEANNKIDTTWKDQLDTSILYHDLNPNPNSDNKTYQLLNADTERPGPDTIIALDTEFVAIRQPEIEMNSDGERETIRPIVYALARTSVVRGQGENEGLPFIDDYISIQEPIVDYLTSYSGITEEDLDPRISKHSLLPLKLAYKKLWVLLNLGCKFLGHGLKQDFRVINIHVPRSQIIDTIDLFFLKSRLRKLSLAFLAWYLLKEDIQLETHDSIEDSRTALKLYRKYLEFEDAGILETMLQDIYRAGRDVNFKPPRKDDLGVQRTDTPPLPVDSSMPGPSTPVRKIIGMAPGSGFGGGTSWTPGKGSPLR; encoded by the exons ATGGATGGCGACTGGGAtgag GTTGCCCGCATTCCGTTCCCGCCTCCGGGCGTCCATGCGATGCCGACACCGGTAACCACGATGACTTTTGACACCTTCCAAGAACTGCTATGGACCGGAAACGATTAT GGTCGAGTAACCTCATTTCTTGGTTCGGAATTACAGCGATACACTTCTTTTAAAGCGCACCTTTCGACCGATGGAGCTGTCCGACAAATATTGGTCAACGACAAAGGCGTGGTCGTACTGGGGTCGAAAGATGTTCACATGGCACAGAGGAGAGGACCGCCTATGTGGCATATCAA GCATGACGACATGAAGGAACTACGATGTATGAGCTTTACCTCGAAAGGGACGGCCGAAATAATTGCTGCAGGGTTGCAAGACACAATGCTAGTCATCGACCTTAATAAGGGCGAGGTTGTGAAGCAG ATTGCAACGGAACACCAATACTCCATCATGAAACGAGGAAGATATATTTGCGCGGCGACCAAGAATGGCACTGTGAATCTCCTCGATCCCGTGTCCTTTGCAGTGGTCAAGTCTTGGAATGCTCACTCTGCTTTGATCAGTGACATGGATGCCCAACATGACTTCATTGTCACTTGTGGTTATTCGCTtcgacaaggccaaacgTACATGCTTGACCCGTTCTTGAACGTGTTTGATATCAAAAAGATGTCGTCCATGGCGCCGATACCCTTTCCTGCTGGAGCTGCCTACGTCCGCATGCATCCCAGGATGCTAACAACAAGCATTGTGGTGTCTCAATCAGGCCAGATGCACGTAATCGACCTAATGAATCCCAACACAACGAACATGCGGCAAGCAAATGTTCTCACCTACCTCAGCATGTTTGAAATTGCACCGTCTGGGGAAGCAATGGCCTTGACTGATGCTGAGTGCAATATCCACCTTTGGGGTTCACCGACAAAACTGCATTTTGTCGACTTGCCTACACCGATAGACTTTGCTGGGCCAGAGGATCATGCTCCTCAGATTGAGTGGACGTCTGAGAC TCCGCTTAATTCCGTTGGGTTGCCATATTATAGGGAAGTATTAGCATCAGCATGGCCGGACCTTGTATCGGATGTTGGCGCCCCTCCGGTGCGATTTGACCCCCAGTTCATTGCGAGTCTGAAGCCGACCGAATTCGGGCTGTATGGGCGCAACACGCGAGGACTCCGCAGGAACCAAGCAGAGGATACCAGAAACAGCCACAAGTCTGCAAACTCTGGTCTTAAGGCGCCAAAATTCCTAAGCGAGAAAGCTAGAGAGTCTGCGAAATCTGATTTCAACACCGATGATAGGCACGACGATGCCTCTGGCCCAGTAGCTGATAACGAGGTTGAAAGCAAGAAATCAGATGTGCCAGTTATGTACCGTAATGTTGAAATCAAGTACAGCAAGTTCGGAGtggatgactttgactttgg TTTTTACAACAAATCTCGCTACTCGGGCTTGGAAATTCATATTTCAAACTCCTACGCTAATTCACTCCTCCAAATTATGCACTTTACTCCCCTTGTGCGGAACCTAGCCCTGCAGCATGCGGCTACTGCATGTGTCGGCGAAATTTGCTTGCTGTGCGAACTGGGCTTTCTCTTCGACATGTTGCAAAAAGCAGACGGCTCAATCTGTCAAGCCACGAACCTGTTGAGAACACTAAGTAGTCACCCACAAG CGGGACcacttggccttcttgaagaGGATTCCCATAGCTCGTCCCTGAATGTGATGCTGCAAGGGTTAACCAGATTCCTCTTGGATAAAATTGTTTCTGACTATAAGAGCATTTCGCCAACTTCATCCACTATGGAACAAGTTGGTGATACCTACTGCAAAGCCCTCACTGTACAGCCGCTGACAAACGTGCAGATTCTTGCAACCTCAGCCACAAGCTCCATACGATGCATGAATTGTAGGAGCGAGTATACAAGACCAGGTTCCACGTTTGTCAATGACTTACTCTATCCACCATTC AAGCCTCCTGGACGGAACGCCAAAATGCCCCGGGTAACTTTCTCTCAAGTACTTAAGAGCAGCGTTGAGAGAGAAACCACCTCTAAAGGCTGGTGTAGCCGTTGCCAGCGTTATCAAACTATAGCTACTAGAAAAACAATCCACAACATCCCGGCTGTTTTGATGCTCAATACTGCAATCACAAGCCACGACCATCGCATGTTGTGGTCTACTCCCGGCTGGCTTCCCGAGGAGATCGGAATAATCGTCGAGCAAGGTCAATTTTTTTGTTATGAAGGCGAAGACCTAAAACTTCACTTACAGCGAGGCATACATAACATTACAGTATATTCACTCATCGGAATGGCAATCAACATCGAGGGCGGTCAGACGCAAAAGCCGCATCTGGTATCCATGATCAATG TTGCGCATGCTGAGCAGGAAGCGCCTGGACACAGTCAATGGCATCTGTTCAACGACTTCTTGGTACGATCCGTCAGCACTGAAGAGGCACTTACATTCAATACGTCGTGGAAAGTCCCTAGTGTTGTAGCATTCCAAATGAAAgaagccaacaacaaaatcGACACAACTTGGAAGGATCAGTTGGATACCTCGATTCTCTATCACGATTTGAA CCCAAACCCCAATTCTGACAATAAAACGTATCAACTTCTGAATGCGGACACAGAACGTCCTGGCCCGGATACTATCATAGCCCTAGACACCGAGTTCGTGGCCATACGGCAGCCCGAAATCGAGATGAACTCTGACGGAGAGCGGGAGACAATCAGGCCCATTGTCTATGCACTGGCACGAACATCGGTTGTACGAGGACAAGGCGAGAACGAGGGGCTCCCTTTCATCGACGACTATATATCCATACAAGAGCCCATTGTCGACTACCTAACGTCCTACTCGGGAATCACGGAGGAAGATCTTGATCCACGAATTTCCAAACACAGCCTACTACCCCTGAAACTCGCCTACAAGAAACTCTGGGTTCTCCTCAACCTAGGCTGCAAATTCCTCGGCCACGGTCTCAAGCAAGATTTCCgtgtcatcaacatccacgtTCCCAGGTCTCAAATCATCGACACGATTGACCTGTTCTTCCTAAAGTCGCGGCTTCGCAAACTCTCCCTCGCCTTCTTGGCGTGGTACCTGCTAAAGGAGGACATTCAATTGGAAACACACGACTCGATTGAAGATTCGCGAACAGCACTCAAACTGTACAGGAAGTACCTCGAGTTTGAAGACGCCGGTATTCTAGAGACTATGCTGCAGGATATTTACCGCGCAGGCAGGGATGTCAACTTCAAACCTCCGCGGAAGGATGACTTGGGTGTGCAAAGGACGGATACCCCGCCTTTACCTGTAGACAGCTCTATGCCGGGACCGTCTACGCCCGTGAGGAAGATTATAGGGATGGCGCCTGGGTCAGGGTTTGGCGGTGGAACGAGCTGGACGCCGGGGAAGGGATCGCCCTTACGATAG
- a CDS encoding casein kinase II beta subunit (similar to Cordyceps militaris CM01 XP_006669678.1), with translation MSTDSGAPESWISSFCALLGHEYFAEVSEEFIEDDFNLTGLQTQVAMYKEALEMILDVEPEDDEDEEDEEEEEDDNESGLGDGQERMGGRPGERRHHSRMASDLSVIESSAEMLYGLIHQRFICSRAGIQQMSEKYELGHFGCCPRTNCEQARTLPVGLSDIPGEDTVKLFCPSCLDVYVPPNSRFQTVDGAFFGRTFGALFLLTFPEYDLTKRGPDVLSTVTSRITADEELVNGMYAKNIAPNLGPGHIYHPKIYGFRVSERARSGPRMQWLRDRPTDVNELDESRIYAEQCAESEDDDESMNMNGRAIVRRRPPGNARLRQRQNQNGSPMALSTNGAESEL, from the exons ATGTCTACAGACTCGGGCGCGCCAGAGTCGTGGATCTCGAGCTTTTGTGCTCTGTTAGGGCACGAGTATTTCGCCGAGGTATCAGAGGAGTTTATCGAAGATGACTTCAACCTGACGGGTCTCCAGACCCAGGTGGCCATGTACAAGGAAGCATTGGAG ATGATCCTGGATGTAGAGCcagaggacgacgaagacgaggaagacgaggaagaggaagaagatgataATGAATCAGGCCTGGGGGATGGCCAAGAACGAATGGGTGGCCGACCAGGCGAGCGAAGACACCACAGCAGAATGGCCAGCGACCTATCCGTCATCGAGTCCTCAGCAGAGATGCTCTACGGCCTCATCCACCAACGTTTTATATGCTCACGCGCTGGTATCCAGCAGATGAGTGAAAAATACGAGCTCGGCCACTTTGGTTGCTGCCCACGGACCAACTGTGAGCAAGCAAGGACATTGCCAGTTGGCCTATCCGACATACCAGGCGAGGATACCGTCAAATTGTTCTGCCCATCTTGCTTGGACGTCTATGTCCCTCCAAACAGCAGGTTCCAAACCGTAGACGGAGCGTTCTTCGGCCGCACCTTCGGCGCCCTGTTCCTCCTCACCTTCCCCGAGTACGACCTTACTAAGAGGGGTCCCGACGTTCTCTCTACAGTAACCTCGAGAATAACGGCtgacgaggagcttgtcAACGGCATGTACGCCAAGAATATTGCACCCAACCTAGGACCCGGCCACATCTACCATCCCAAAATCTACGGCTTCAGAGTTTCAGAGCGAGCCCGGTCCGGGCCCCGCATGCAATGGCTACGTGACCGGCCCACCGATGTAAACGAACTGGATGAATCACGCATCTACGCTGAGCAATGCGCCGAGtctgaggatgacgacgaatcTATGAACATGAATGGACGAGCAATTGTTCGTCGGCGACCACCCGGCAACGCTCGTCTCCGCCAACGACAAAACCAAAACGGTAGTCCCATGGCTCTATCAACAAACGGTGCCGAATCTGAGCTATAG
- a CDS encoding JmjC domain-containing protein (similar to Metarhizium acridum CQMa 102 XP_007811068.1): protein MNKRTFFTNVCRRQLHTSLRYSSPTLLHVGAASPSSHGHPDVQAFQQKALKPQKPYFFPSDAGSPTSHLPAFVKWFTRPSTSHGSQQTHHPFAPALVQKFQEWPFPYELIKSPGKQDAVSDFQNTLMTSSEMTDQIMAGILQSAVTEGTDQTFFQLYAPLKLLIKALEFNASRDPTTTHPLHVYIAQSALPDLPQPMQDDLPVPEVVKRAGKGDIYSSSIWLGTEPTYTPLHRDPNPNLFCQLHSQKVVRLLPPKLGDRLFFEVQVQIRQQGNSRIRTTDMMQGEERKALHDAVWENESPPDEMHEVELDAGDALFIPDGWWHSVKSVESDGGLNASVNWWFR, encoded by the coding sequence ATGAACAAGCGAACCTTCTTCACCAACGTGTGTAGGCGACAGCTTCACACTTCTCTACGATATTCTTCACCAACCCTATTACATGTCGGGGCCgcttctccttcatctcatGGACACCCAGATGTCCAAGCATTTCAACAGAAAGCCCTGAAACCACAGAAACCATACTTCTTCCCTAGCGATGCAGGCTCACCAACCTCCCATCTACCAGCATTCGTTAAATGGTTCACTAGACCTTCCACATCCCATGGCTCTCAACAAACCCACCATCCATTTGCTCCGGCGTTGGTGCAAAAGTTCCAAGAATGGCCATTTCCTTACGAATTGATCAAATCTCCGGGGAAACAAGATGCCGTCTCAGACTTCCAGAATACACTCATGACCAGTTCAGAAATGACTGATCAAATAATGGCCGGAATCCTGCAATCGGCAGTGACCGAAGGAACCGACCAGACTTTCTTTCAACTATATGCGCCCTTGAAGCTTCTCATCAAGGCTCTGGAATTCAACGCATCTCGAGACCCAACTACTACACACCCTTTGCACGTATACATTGCCCAGTCCGCTCTCCCTGACCTGCCTCAACCCATGCAAGACGATCTACCAGTACCGGAAGTTGTTAAGCGTGCGGGAAAAGGCGACATTTACAGCTCATCCATTTGGTTGGGCACGGAGCCAACGTATACGCCATTGCATAGGGACCCAAACCCGAATCTGTTTTGCCAATTGCACAGTCAGAAGGTCGTACGTCTCTTACCGCCTAAGCTCGGCGACAGACTTTTCTTCGAAGTCCAGGTCCAAATAAGGCAGCAGGGCAACAGTCGCATACGGACGACTGATATGATGCAAGGCGAGGAACGAAAGGCGCTGCATGACGCTGTCTGGGAGAATGAATCACCGCCAGATGAGATGCATGAAGTCGAGCTCGACGCTGGCGACGCGCTCTTCATTCCTGACGGTTGGTGGCATTCTGTCAAGAGTGTAGAGTCTGACGGGGGACTCAACGCTTCTGTGAACTGGTGGTTTAGGTAG
- a CDS encoding fungal calcium binding protein domain-containing protein — MQPSFFVLISSAVLAYAAPTAVSLQGVQQSATAYMQAAQANGCNWVACISSLAAYTAACGAAALEGGLNPIADIACAASIGSTGTGPCTSCF, encoded by the exons ATGCAGCCCTCattcttcgtcctcattTCCTCTGCAGTCCTCGCATACGCCGCTCCTACGGCCGTATCTCTCCAAGGTGTCCAGCAAAGCGCCACGGCATACATGCAGGCTGCACAGGCTAACGGATGCAACTGGGTCG CTTGCATCTCTTCACTTGCAGCTTACACGGCGGCTTGTGGTGCTGCCGCCCTGGAGGGTGGTTTGA ACCCTATTGCTGACATTGCTTGCGCTGCTTCTATTGGCAGTACCGGAACT GGTCCATGCACGTCTTGCTTTTGA